Proteins from one Buchnera aphidicola (Kurisakia onigurumii) genomic window:
- the ilvD gene encoding dihydroxy-acid dehydratase: protein MPKFRSKITTEGRNMAGARALWRATGMIEKDFKKPIIAVVNSFSEFVPGHIHLNEIGRIVCKKIKEFGGVAKEFNTIAIDDGIAMGHSGMLYSLPSRDLIADSVEYMVNAHCADAMICISNCDKITPGMFMAALRINIPTIFVSGGPMEAGKIFSDEKNNKIIKLDLVDAISNSANKNISDKFVKKIELSSCPTCGSCSGMFTANSMNCLMEAIGLALPGNGTILATHKIRKKLIVESSKKIVELTKQFYEQNDYSVLPRSIANIQSFKNAMCVDIAMGGSTNTILHLLAAAQEGNIDFKMSDIDILSRKIPNICKLSPSTNLYHIEDFHRAGGVIGILNELNKKKLIFTNVKNVLHNTLLQTLQEYDITVTDDKNIKKMYLAAPKGERTVKAFSQSCEWKSLDLDRIKGCIRSCKNAYSSDGGLAILYGNLAKNGCVVKTAGVDKDILFFSGTAKVYESQEEAVKSILNKKIISGDIIVIRYEGPKGGPGMQEMLYPTTYLKSVGLDKQCALITDGRFSGGTAGLSIGHISPEASSRGLIALVQNGDNIIIDIPNRKITLNINEEEIKIRMKNEINKGVNAYKPIKRNRKVSYALKNYAFFATSADKGAVRDINKVDLVL from the coding sequence ATGCCTAAATTTCGATCTAAAATTACTACAGAAGGAAGAAATATGGCAGGAGCTCGTGCATTATGGAGAGCTACAGGGATGATAGAAAAAGATTTTAAAAAACCAATTATTGCGGTTGTAAATTCTTTTTCAGAATTTGTTCCAGGTCATATACATTTGAATGAAATAGGTAGAATTGTTTGTAAAAAGATAAAAGAATTTGGAGGAGTAGCAAAAGAATTTAATACAATAGCTATTGATGATGGAATTGCAATGGGTCATTCTGGAATGTTGTATTCTCTTCCTTCTCGAGATTTGATTGCAGATTCAGTAGAATATATGGTTAATGCACATTGTGCTGATGCCATGATTTGTATATCTAATTGTGATAAGATAACTCCAGGAATGTTTATGGCTGCATTACGAATAAATATTCCAACTATTTTTGTTTCCGGAGGTCCAATGGAAGCAGGAAAAATATTTTCGGATGAAAAAAATAATAAAATTATTAAATTAGATTTAGTGGATGCGATTTCTAATAGTGCGAATAAAAATATCAGTGATAAATTTGTAAAAAAAATCGAATTATCTTCTTGTCCTACTTGTGGTTCTTGTTCTGGAATGTTTACAGCAAATTCTATGAATTGTTTAATGGAAGCTATAGGTTTAGCTTTACCAGGTAATGGAACAATATTAGCAACGCATAAAATTCGAAAAAAATTAATTGTTGAATCTAGTAAAAAAATTGTTGAACTAACTAAACAATTTTATGAACAGAACGATTATTCAGTTCTTCCAAGATCAATTGCTAATATTCAATCTTTTAAAAACGCTATGTGTGTAGATATAGCAATGGGTGGATCTACAAATACTATTTTACATTTATTAGCTGCTGCACAAGAAGGAAATATTGATTTTAAAATGAGTGATATAGATATTTTATCCAGAAAAATACCGAATATTTGTAAATTATCTCCTAGTACTAATTTATATCATATAGAAGATTTTCATAGAGCAGGAGGTGTTATAGGAATCTTGAATGAATTAAACAAAAAAAAATTAATATTTACTAATGTAAAAAATGTTTTACATAATACTTTATTACAGACTTTACAAGAATATGATATAACTGTAACAGATGATAAAAATATTAAAAAAATGTATCTTGCTGCTCCTAAAGGAGAAAGAACAGTTAAAGCTTTTTCTCAATCTTGTGAATGGAAAAGCTTAGATCTTGATCGGATTAAAGGATGTATTAGATCTTGTAAAAACGCTTATAGTTCTGATGGAGGATTAGCAATTTTATACGGTAATTTAGCTAAAAATGGTTGTGTAGTAAAAACTGCAGGTGTAGATAAAGATATTCTTTTTTTTAGCGGCACTGCAAAGGTATATGAAAGTCAAGAAGAAGCAGTAAAATCAATTTTAAATAAAAAAATTATTTCTGGAGATATTATTGTAATTAGATATGAAGGACCAAAAGGAGGTCCTGGAATGCAAGAAATGTTATATCCTACTACTTATTTAAAATCTGTAGGTTTAGATAAACAATGTGCTCTGATTACAGACGGTCGTTTTTCTGGAGGTACTGCCGGATTATCTATTGGACATATTTCGCCTGAAGCTTCTAGTCGAGGATTAATTGCATTGGTACAAAACGGCGATAATATAATTATTGATATTCCTAATAGAAAAATTACTTTAAATATAAACGAAGAAGAAATAAAAATAAGAATGAAAAATGAAATAAATAAAGGTGTTAATGCTTATAAACCTATTAAAAGAAATAGAAAAGTATCTTATGCTTTAAAAAATTATGCTTTTTTTGCTACTAGTGCTGATAAAGGAGCTGTAAGAGATATAAATAAAGTTGATCTAGTTTTGTAA
- the ilvC gene encoding ketol-acid reductoisomerase, with the protein MNNYFNKLNFRQKLIQLRKCRFMKKREFKESKNFLINKNIVIIGCGSQGLNQGLNMRDSGLNVTFALRRSSIAKKNLSWNNAIKNNFLIGTYKEVIPTADLVINLTPDKQHSKVIQEIIPFMKKKSVLGYSHGFNIIEMGQKIRSDITVIMVAPKCPGTEVREEYKKGFGVPTLIAVHEKNDPYSIGLSVAKSWAHSIGSDKAGVLESSFSAEVKSDLMGEQTILCGMLQSASLLYYKKLIQNGRNSKYSVNIIQKGWEILTESLKKGGITLMMDRFHNASKIKICSLSVQLKKILRPLFEYHMDEILSGEFSKKMIQDWNNNDQKLIFWRKKTKNSLFEKAIYSKIDINEEEYFKNGIVMAAILKSGIELAFEIMTESGILEESAYYESLHELPLIANTIARKRLYEMNIVISDTAEYGNYIFTEKAIPLLKPFFQNLNLDELQKISDCDYSNIDNSTLKNINENIRNHPIEIVGKKLRSYMKKTKNN; encoded by the coding sequence ATGAATAATTATTTTAATAAATTAAATTTTAGACAAAAATTAATTCAATTAAGAAAATGTCGATTTATGAAAAAAAGAGAATTTAAAGAATCTAAAAATTTTCTTATCAATAAGAATATTGTAATTATTGGTTGTGGTTCTCAAGGACTAAATCAAGGATTAAATATGAGAGATTCAGGTTTAAATGTAACTTTTGCATTACGAAGATCTTCAATTGCAAAAAAAAATTTATCTTGGAATAATGCTATTAAAAATAATTTTCTTATTGGAACATATAAAGAAGTTATTCCAACAGCGGATTTAGTAATAAATTTAACTCCAGATAAACAGCACTCCAAAGTAATACAAGAAATTATTCCTTTCATGAAAAAAAAATCGGTTTTAGGATATTCTCATGGTTTTAATATTATTGAAATGGGTCAAAAAATTCGAAGTGATATTACAGTTATTATGGTAGCTCCAAAATGCCCAGGAACTGAAGTTCGTGAAGAATATAAAAAAGGATTTGGAGTTCCTACATTAATAGCAGTACATGAAAAAAATGATCCATATTCAATAGGATTATCGGTAGCAAAATCATGGGCTCATTCCATTGGAAGTGATAAAGCAGGAGTACTAGAATCTTCTTTTTCAGCAGAAGTTAAATCTGATTTGATGGGAGAGCAAACTATTTTATGTGGAATGTTACAATCTGCTTCTTTATTATATTATAAAAAATTGATTCAAAATGGAAGAAATTCAAAATATTCTGTAAATATTATTCAAAAAGGATGGGAAATATTAACAGAATCTTTAAAAAAAGGAGGTATAACTTTAATGATGGATAGATTTCATAATGCATCTAAAATAAAAATATGTTCTTTATCTGTACAATTGAAAAAAATTTTGAGACCTCTTTTTGAATATCATATGGATGAAATTTTATCAGGTGAATTTTCTAAAAAAATGATTCAAGATTGGAATAACAATGATCAGAAATTAATTTTTTGGAGAAAAAAAACTAAAAATTCTTTATTTGAGAAAGCTATATATTCTAAAATAGATATTAATGAAGAAGAATATTTTAAAAATGGTATAGTGATGGCAGCAATATTAAAATCAGGAATTGAACTTGCTTTTGAAATAATGACAGAATCAGGAATTTTAGAGGAATCTGCGTATTATGAATCATTACATGAATTACCATTAATTGCCAATACAATAGCAAGAAAAAGATTATATGAAATGAATATTGTAATATCTGATACTGCGGAATATGGAAACTATATTTTTACAGAAAAAGCTATTCCATTATTGAAACCATTTTTTCAAAATTTAAATTTAGATGAATTACAAAAAATTTCTGATTGTGATTATTCTAACATAGATAATAGTACTTTAAAAAATATAAATGAAAATATTAGAAATCATCCTATTGAAATTGTTGGAAAGAAATTACGTTCTTATATGAAGAAGACAAAAAATAATTAA